The DNA segment ACAGCCTGCTGGTGAACATCCACTTCAATGGCAATATCCTTAAGATGGGTTGTTTGCTGTTCGGTAACCTCGGCGAGTTGATTCTGAGCCTGATCGGCAAATCGTTTCACACGCTCTAATGACCGGTTATTTTTGTCCAACTGTCGATATACAAATAAGATTATCACTACAATCGACAGGACAATCACATCGCCACCGTTAAATGTAAACATTCACCCTCTCCCAGTAAATTTATAGGTCATTATACCTGAGGTCCGTATAAAAAACAATTTTCCCTCACCCGCCGCCGCCGAATCCCCGAATGCACATATACAGGCACCCTAAGACTGGATAAGGATTTACGGGGTTCCAAGGATGCACATCACTGCAGCGTTGATACCGGAAACCCCAACCCAGGGGCCATTCACGGGTAGGATTCTTATCCGAGGTCACGTTACACGGTTTTGCACGATAGGAAAAGGTTTATCCCCGTTTCTCCGGTGACAACAGGAATTGCGACAACTGCTGGTAATGCTGGAAAGAAAAGTCCGCAGGACTCTGGCTATCCCGGTGCCGTGTAAGGTGGGCGGCGTGCATACCTACGCTCTTGGCTCCCAGGACATCGTAGTGGAGGCTGTTTCCAACGTAAAGGATGTCTTGGGGTGGTATTCCCAGGTTCGCGGATATTTCCAGGAACGGCTCGGGATTAGGCTTCAGATAATTGGTATCCTCAGTGGAGAGAGAAAAATCCCACATATCCGAAAGACCCAGAATTTCTAGTTTCCGCTCCACGGGAAAATCACTTGCCACCGCCAAACGATAGCCGCTATCCCGGAGATTAGTTAATAGTTCTAAAACCCCGGGGTACAGGGGAACCTTCTTTAAAACCAGTTCCCATTCCCGGTACAGGTGGGTATCAATCAATCTCCGTGCTTCCCCTGCGGAAATTCCCATTTCGTTTCCCACCATTTCTGCCTGGAGCAGTAAAAAATTGGTGATAGGTCGAATGGAACGCAGTTCCTTGCGCACCCTGGCGAAGGCCTTGATGAGGGAAATATGCGTTAATGCGAAGGGAAGACTTCGAAGATACATACGCCAGTTGGGGTAGAGTGTCCCGTCGATGTCAAAGGCTATGGCCTTGTATTTCATGAAAACCACCTCAGCGCAGCTCGTAGGTTATAGAACCTTCTTGCCGAGGGCTCTGGGGTGCAGGCACGAAAACCGGACCTTCATTGAATAACCGTAACACTGCTTGATAGATGGTATCATAACGGGAAAGTTCGTCTCCATTCAATAGATTCACCATCCCATTTTTATTTACCTCAAATTTTACGGTAATGGTCGCCGGCCAGGAAGCCTCCCGGGTATCTCCCAGGTAGCGTTTGAGATTTAAACGATCCTGACTAACCAGGGAACGGCGGACCCCGCTTACCGGCCCCTGCAACCGTGGATCTGTAATGATCTGCCCTGGATTTTCGGGCACCGCCGAGCTCGAGCTGTTCTGAGATTCTCGATACTGTTGTTGCAGCTCTGCCTGCAATCTCGCAATATCTGCCTTTATATCCGTGGTAGGAACCGTGGGCTGACGATCCTGCTGGCTTGCAGGGCTTTCGGTGGACTGCTCAGGCCGTTGCTGCACCTGATTGTCCCGCTGCCACTCCTGGGCTTCACTGTTTTGCAGCACAGAATTGCTGTTCTCTTGAGACGACGGGGTGGTGAGGAACCGCTCTTGTAATCCCGTCCGGTTCAATTCTTCCTGTTGGGATGGGGGTGTGGCCGAATCCGGGTTTCGGGATTGGAGCAGATCGGCTACATCTCCCAGAATCTCTTCTCTACTGGGTTGCCGAGGGGAGCTATTCGGCGGTGTTGGGACCATTGGTGGGGCTTGTTCCCCCTGCTGAGGGCTACTATCCGGGTCCTGAACCTGCATCGCAGCCTCGGGCTCATCCTGAAAGGTGATAGACTCAGGCTCCGATGGTTCGGGTATTTCCGGGATTTCAGGTTCTTCAACAATCTCTCGTTCAGGTTCCTGCAACTCCTCATTACTTTCGGGTTCGATAGGATCTTCAGGGATAGGATCGTCTTCAAATACCACCCTTATTTCTGTATATTCCGGAGAGGCATCGGGTGGGAGAAAAAAAAACCACAGAAAAAGCACGGCTGCGTGAAATACTAAGGCAATTAGTAGACTTGGAAGAACCCGGTTGTTTACACTCATTATTAATCCGAACTGGTTTCCGCCCGAAGGGATGCAGCCTTCATTCCATTTTTTCTGAGTATATCGAGCACTGAGATTATTCTCTGATATGGCACACCCGATTCACCCTCGATGATGACCGAAGTACTGGCGGGTACGGCTCCAGATGAAAAGTACTCAGCCAAGCCATCCATACTGTATTCCTGGTCTGCGATAAAAAGCCGGCCGTCTTCAAAGAGAAACACCGTAATTCCTTCATTCTGAATACTCTCCGTGGTGGAAGACTGGGGCAAATCTAGGGTAATGCCCGGAGCCACAATAAATGTGCTAGACATCAGAAAAAAAACCACCAACTGAAATACTACGTCGATCATAGGGATGAGGTCTGTAGAGGCATTCGGGTTTAGACGCCTGGTAAATTTCACCTTACTCATGCCTCCCTTTAAGGGCTAAAACCAGGTCTCCAACCCGGGTTTCTAACAGAATTATCATGTGATTTACCCGGCTTACCAGGTAGTTATAGAAAACCACGGCGGGAATGGAAACGATAATACCCGCGGCGGTGGTAATCAAGGCCTCCGCAATCCCGCTGGCTAACAGACCGGGATCCGCGCCCACACCGAAATTGCCAAGTACACTGAAGGCTTGAATATTACCCGTTACCGTTCCCAACAGTCCCAAAAGGGGTGAAATATGGGCGATGGTTCCCAGAGCTGAGATATTACGTTCCAGCTCAGGAATCTGGAGGTTTGCAGCGTCTGTGATCCTGTCTTTAATGACCTGGGGAGAATAATTTCTATGCTCTATCCCAATTTTCATGAGATTACTGATCAAAGAAGGACTACTTTCACAGATCGCCAGGGCCTCATCGTAGTACCCCTTTTCTAGACTAGACTTCAAGCGGGAAAGAATTTTCTTTTCATCCGCCCTGTTCTTCCTGAAGAACCATAGCCGTTCCAGGATTATTGTAAAAGCGATAACAGATAGAAGCCCAATCAAGGCCAGGATAATTGTTCCTGTATTAAATCCAAATTCCGTCATAGTTACTCCAAGTAGTGTATTAGAGATTAATGCTGCTGGTTAATTCGATCCGGAAGCCGGTGTCGATGAAATCACTCAATCCGGGTCGTTCCAATCGCCCCTCGGGTATGGCCAAGGATAGGGGATCATGAATCCGCAGCTCCAGATCCACGGTACCACCGAGAGCAACCCAGCCGCTTAATCCGAGAATGGGGATCTGGGGCTCTTCAAAGATAGGAAAAACCGTTTCGAAGGCCGCACCGAAGGCTGAGGAACTGTGTTGGAAATCCGTAACAAAATCAAATCTGTGAATGGGTGTTTCGGGATCAGAGCTGATCAACTGACCTTGGTACCCCAGGGTAAAGGAAAGCTCTTCCAACGGCCGTAGCAAAAGCGTAAGGTCCGGCTCTAACCGGTATCCAGAAAAAGCCTGCAGGGGATAAATCGGATTCGTAAAAGCCTGGGTCTGGAGCTCCCGCTCAATCCCGGAAAACGTCAACCCGACCTCAATGCTCATCTCATCCATGGGGAGAATTATAGACCCTACCTGGGCAACCCATCTACGCTCAAACAAATCGTTATCAGGCACCTGAGTATCAACGAGATGGTTTTCATTGAGAACCTCCCTGAACCGGTAGGGCTGTACTTCGTACCCCCCTGATACTTGAAGCTGGAAGCCGGGCGACAATCCTATATCGGTGCCAAGCTTAAAAGGAACATAGGTCTTTCTCCCAAGATCAAATACACCGGCCACCGTCGCTGATGCGCCAATCTGGGGAGTGATCTGCCAATAACCCTTTAGACCGGGTCGGAGAAAATTCATCCAATACGCGTCCGATACCTGTCCAACATCGTACCGTATGTTCCCCGAGAATTGATAATCAGGCTGCTCAAGGAACAGTCCCAAATCGGCATTCACAGCCCACACCGAGTTATCATATTCATCAAACTGTGCCACATCGGATCCAGAGAAAAAGCGCCGAGTTAACGAATACTCCATTCCGGCTTGCATTGAAAGAAAATCCTCGAAGTAGAGTTCTATCTGCGGGGCAAGCCCGAGAGTCTGCAAGGATGTGGCATAACCATCCTCGACTAGGCCTTGCAGACCATCTTGTTGCCCTCCGATGAAACCATCCACCCCCAAATCAAACCTCGGAAGGGTGATCCCCACACCAGCACCAAACCGGGTATCTTGAGAGAGAAATCCTGATCCTGCACCCAGGGGTGTTGTCCCCCGAAACCCCCCATCCCGGGATGAGTGGGTAAAATCAATGGTCAAATCCGGATTATTTCCGAGCTTAATGATCGACACGTCCCCGTTTAGATACTGATGAAGCCCGGTACCCACCTCGCCCCTAATGAAAATGGTATTTTCACTCTCGGCAGTCTGCTTGACCTGTCCTTCCCCTCCAGCCGTAATTGAGGTAGAAAGCAGGGTGGAAATGCTTTCACTGGTAAGGGTGTATTCTCCGAATTCAGGTAATACGCCCCGTGAGGTTTGCAATCGCAACCCTGAAGTCTCTGGGAGAAAATCCGTGAGGGTTGTGAGTTCTGGATCCTCAAGATCCAGCACAATATCCGGGAGAATGATTTCTGTTTCTTCGGGAGCCCTCGGGCCGATTTCCGGAGTATCCTCGATCCCTGTCTGGGACTGAGAATACCCTAGGGCAATTCCCACAAAGGACATAAAAAATAGTAATGGTATTTGATTCTTGCTCATTAGTTTTGCCCCTCGTTTAACAAGGCCTCTGCTCGTGCGGTTAATTCGTGGTCAGGATACAGGGCTTGCATATCTTCAAGGATGGTGTTTGCATCGGATCGACGGTTCAGCCTGCGTAAGACCTCGATTGCTCGGTAGTAATACACGGGCTGTTGGTCACCACTCCCCGCCAATTCAGCCGCATTGACAAAATACACGGCTGCCTGCCCAAAATTCTCGATCATAATATTGTATTCGGCCAATAGGTACGAGGCTTCGCTGGCTTCAGCGGGATTTGAATCTGAAGAAGCAACTACCTTCTCCAGTAAGGGAACAATCCCTGCGCGATTCACTCCCCTTCCGGTCTGTTCGAGCACCAAAAGCCTGCCGAGCTCCAGTATTGCAGCTCTCCCCGCCGACTGGTCGACCCCTCCCGAGTTTTCTATGGTAACCCACAAGGAGGCTTCTCGCTCACTTAATCCAGCGATAACCAAGGATAGCTCTTCCAGAAGGGTTTGTATTCCCTCAGCCTCAGATTCCCTGGGGTACCGGGTAACCATCTCGTTGTAAAGCGACAGGGCCCGCCGTCCTTCGCCCTGTTCCCTGAGGATTTCCGCCGATATCCTCATCGCCTCAAATCGAAAGCTACTCTGCCGATACTCCTGGATTAGCCGTTGCCAATATAACAGGGCAGCACCGTTCTGTGATAACCGGTAGGAAGCCTCACCCTGGTAGAATAATGCCCCATCAATCCAGGAATGACCTGGAAACATCTCACGAAAGTCCTGAAATGCCGATCTGCTCTCTTCGAAGGACCCGGCATCAAAGAAATTTTTTCCCCTATTGAACATACCCAGTGCAGCCAGGGGACTGGCTGGCATAGTGACCGCCAGGGTTTTGTATGCCTGAGCTGATTCAGAAATTCTCCCGATTTCCGAAAGCACCCCAGCCTTCTCGAACATTGCATCATCGCGGAACGAGTTCCCTCCCTGATCACTCCAAATCTGATCAAGCACTGCCAGGGCAGCTGCTGAATCGCCTCGGGCCCTCAGAGCCTTTGCGTGGAGGAATTGAGCCTCCTGGGCATAACCCCTGTCGGGTTCCCAGAGCGCCGTTCCTTCAAAAAAACCCGCTGCACTATTCCAATCCCCCAGCCGGTAGGCAGCCCACCCGCTCAGATATGCAGCCTCCTGAGCTTGGGGATGGTTGGTATCAACCTCCAGCATCGCTTGGAATAATCGTATTGCTTTTGCATCATCGGCTTTTTGGTAGGCTATCCACCCCCGATAGTAGAGAACGGACGGCAGGAGACGCCGGTACCACTGGGGAAGCACCTCGATCTCCCCTTGGTCCGGTAGGCGAGAAAGAATTACATCGGCAGCATCAAACTCATGGAGATGAATCCCAGCTAAACCGGTCTGGTACTGCACCTCAATCATCCCACGGTCGTAGTCCTGAAGCCTCTTTGTGACCTCCGGTACCCCGGCCAAGAAGGCCCTACCGGTATCAAACACCTGTTCCATCCGCCCCAGTTCTAGCAAGGACCGGAGCATAGCGCTTTCTACCTGTGCATCCTGGGGACGCATCAGCAGGTACTGCCGAAAACTCGAAACAGCACCCTCAAGGTCGCCACGATTACGCTGGATTCGTCCCCGTATCTCTAATAGTTCAGGCCCGTAGTCACCTTCAATACCCTGAGAAAGTACTGCTGCAATCCGGTTAAAAGCGACATCAAGTTCTCCCTGAAGATACAATCCTGTTATCACCAGATAATGCGCCTTCGAAACCCAAGAGCCGGAGTTGTCCGTCCTGCCCGCCCCCTCTTGCAGCGCTCGCTGGGCAAGATTGAGAGACCGTACAACATCTCCCTTCTGCAGATAGAGTTCACTTCCCCGAACCAATACCAGAGGTGACGGTGGTTCTTGTGCAGCGAGATAGGTCTCGATATACGCCAGAGCCCTCTCCATGGAACCCGAGGAGAGTTCAATTTCAATGAGATACAGTAGGGCTTCAGGAGGAGTGGAAACTACTTCCCGGGCCTCCCATACCTTCAGCAGATAGAGTTCTGCTACCGAGCTGCGATTATTTCGGTACTCCTCCGAACCGACCTTTGTCCAGAAGGGTACGAGTATCTCGGGTTTTCCTGCCAAGTCCGCTTCTGCTAAGCGGATTATTCGTTGGTCGTCTTCGGTACTAGGGGATTGTACTGCCAGTTGAAAAAGCCGCTGATACGCTAAGGATGAAATTCCATCGCTTCCCGACCGTAGTCCCTCATACATCGTTCTGGCCCGCTCGGTCTCCCCCGCCGTCTGTACCGCCTCAGCCTGGATAAAATGCGCAGACCGTATCTGGAGTGGACTCAAATCCCCCCTGGACTGTTGCTCCAAGAGTTTTTCCGCAATGATGCCAGCCTGCGGAACAGCGTCGGCCTCATACAGCAGGTTCATAAGACGGAAGGCTGCTTGGGGGTACTCTCCAACTCTTCCGGGAATAACGGCTCCCTCGGCGGTCAAAAAGACTGGCCTCAACACCCCAGCACTTTCTTCCATGTTCCCCAGGGCGGAATGGCTATACGAGGCAGTAAGCAGCCCCTGAACCACCAGTTCATTCAGGTCAAGATTACCAAGGGTTTCTAGAATCTGCACAGCTTCTTCATAGTCCCCCATTCGATAGAGGGTTGATCCGATCCAAAAAGGCATTTGATTCCTGTACGCCGAGGACCGGTATCGGTCCTGCACCAACCGAAACGCCTTGAGCGCTTCCGGAAAGTTGCCCAGGTAATACTGCCCCATACCCAGGCGAGCATAGGCATCGGGAGTAAAGGAGCTGGATGGGTATTCATCCACAAGTCGCTGGTAGCTTTGCACGGCTACTGCAAAATCCTGAGCCTGAAGCCGCTGTTCTGCAATCCGAAATAGTACACGGTCAGATTGGGTTGATCGTGATTGGGCCTGACCATAGAGAGCCCCCCCCAATCCGATAATTAAAAACAAAACCACAAAACGCTTCATAGTCATACACCATACTCCAGCTTCATTTAATATTCAATTTTGGGCGGCTCAAATCCTGAATCAACGGAGATGCTCGGCAATTGCACCAGATGCATATATTCCTGAGGATACCGGCGAATAAGGTTATCAATCCCGGTTTCAAGGTTCCGCTCCATAACAACCACTCGGAAGTTCCCCTGATCGTCAATGTAAGGGAAAAATACAACAACATGGTAATGTTGCCATAGAACAGGGTCTTGTCCGAATTCCCCATTCACCGATCCTAAATACCAACTCCCGGGATTATCTAATGCTAAAAAATACATGATTTGCCATAGATCCCGAACCGGATAGCCCAGGTCTTCCACGTATTCAAAAAACGGAACAGTCCGTACATCACTGTCTTCCGGTTCAAGCTGTACCCCGTAATGACGGGTATTGATGGCTGTAGCGATATTCCGAGTCCAATCCAGACCAAAATAGGGATCCCGGAGGTCTTCCAATTCCAGGGCCAGGGCTGAACCGCGGAGATCCAGGTGCTTCTGTTTGAGGCTTGGAATTCCCAAGTAGGAACCGGTGAGTTCGTGGTACACACCGTCGGCCACCCACTTCGCAAACCCCGAACAGTTAAAACCGGGCAAACCGGTGGAAAGCATGGATTCAATTTTTACGAGGCGACCCTGATCATCCATAGCACCGTCCTCAGCATCCGGCAAATGAGGCAGCTCCTCTCGAAGTTTCTGAACCATTTCCTGGATAAACTCGTAGTCGTAGCTGTTTCCCCGGGGAATCAGTGAAGCCCACTGAATCGATCCCTCCAAAAGGAAGAGCAGGTCACGGGTAGGAAGTCCTAAAACGCGCTCTATCGAAACCGGAAGGGGCAGGTTGTTAAAGAGGGCTTCCTGATCATTATAAGCGTAAAAACTGGCGGTACTCTTAACCTTCTGAGGAGACAAACGAAGATACACGTGGGGCCCCTGCCCGAGAAATACCTTTATTTGATCAATCTTGCCATCCTCATGGTTCCGCCGGATCACGAAATTCCCAGCACCTACCAAGGGAAAGATTCCCAGACTTCTATCCGGCTCTCGAACTTCGTTTTCAAAGATAATATAGGTGAAACCCCGGGCTTCTTGTACCTCTACCCGCATTCTCACCCTGAATCCCGTCATGGGATCATCTATGATCCGGGAATTCGGTGTCAACTCGTATAGGGGAGCTGTTATATAATCCAAGTTTTCAACCCGTGCCCTACCGTTGTCAGGGATCTGACTAAAAACCGTTGAGTTCTGTTGTCCACCAAAGGCCCAGAGAGGCAGGGATAGGCCAATGCCCATCCATATCAGTGCGATCTTTCTGAATCTGCCCAGTGAGTTCCGAAGGTTGGTAACGGTGTGTCCTTGCATATTCGAAAATTCGGTTTTTTCTTCCACTTTCTTAACAACACCACAGGCTAAGCATGTGTAACAGCCATTATCTTCGATCGCGTAGTTCGACGGAGATGGGAATGTTGGTAAATCCGAATTCCCTACGGATGCTGTTTCGGATATACCCGAGGTAGCTTTCCGGAAATCCCTTCGTTTTATTAACGAAAAGGATGAACTGTACAGGATGTTTTGAAACCTGGGTTATGTATCGGAGTTTCCAGCGATGCTTCTTGTTCTGGGGGGGCGGGGTGCGTTCTATCCATCGGGCGAGAGCATTGTTCAAGGTACCCGTATCAATACGTTTTTCGAGTTGAGTCCGTAATTGGATCACGGTATTTAGTAGCTTCGGAATCCCTTGGCCTTCCAGAGCACTTAGGGGCAGAATGGGCGCGAACTCAAGAACCGGAAACAGAAACCGTATTCGGTCGGTTACCGCACGGAGGGTGTTAGGGGTATCCTCCAAGGTATCCCATTTGTTGGCTGCCAGAACCACGCCCCTTCCCTTTTTTACAATCTGAGCAGCGATTTTTTTATCCTGCTCCACCAAGCCCTTATCTACATCGATCATGAGTATCACCACATCTGCATCCTCAATGGATTTAAATGCCCGGTTCACTGAGTAGTATTCTAAGTCTTCCTCCACCCTGCTTTTCCTGCGTATACCGGCGGTATCAAGAATTCGGAAGGTCCGTTGTTTGTACTCAAAGGAGCCTTGGACAACATCCCGGGTGGTTCCGGCTACGGGACTCACAATGGAGGTATCCGCCCCGGTAAGCCGGTTAATGAGGGTTGACTTCCCGGTGTTTGGTTGGCCAAGCAGGGCGATACTGATATCGAAACCATCCGACTCAGACTCTTTATCGGCGGTAACACGGTTTATTTGGGATTCCTGATCGTTCCCATCTTCACTGATCCGTTCCGGTACCGGGAGCTGGGGGATTCTCCTGAGAATCTCCTCTACCAACTCTTCGACCCCGGCACCATGGGCAGCCGACAGGGGAAAGACCGAATCAAAACCCAAGGAGAGGAAATTATAGGCCTCTAGTTCCCTGGTAGGATTATCAACCTTGTTTACCGCCAGTATCAACCGGTCGCGGAATTGCCGCAGACGGTTTATAAACTCCTCATCCTCGGGGGTTAGCTCGGTTACGTCCAGAACAAACACCAAAACATCAGCCTGTTCCATAGCAGAAAAACTACGCTGGGTAATTAACCTATCCAAAAACTCCCTGCTCTCGGTTAGACCGCCGGTGTCAATCACCTCTAGCTTCCTGTTCCCCAGGATGGTGGTTTCAGATACAGGATCCCGGGTCACACCGGGTGTTGGGTCCGTTATAGATTTCCGTTTTCGTATTAGTCGATTAAATAGAGTGGACTTTCCCACATTCGGTCGGCCAACTATGGCCACCCGGGGAAGGCGCTGGACTAATCTTTCAGCGTCTGAAGTCGGTAATATCAAATTTTTCCTCCATGGTTGTTCGCAGGAGGTGTTCTATATCGTTACAATCATCCATCTCCATGAGTCGGCCTACGAATTCCTCGGCCTCCACAATGGAAGTGGAACGAATAATCTGTTTCACCTGGGGGATACCGAAGGAGCTCATACTAAACTCATCCAATCCCAGACCAAGGAGAACCATGGTATACAGCGGATCCCCGGCCATTTCACCGCACATTCCTGCAACGATACCGGCCTTATGGGCGTTTTCAATAACCATTTTCAGGAATCTGAGTACACCGGGATGCATCGGATCGTATAGGTACGCTATATTTTCATTCCCGCGATCAACCGCCACAGTATACTGGATCAAGTCATTCGTTCCAATAGAAAAAAAGTGGCTTCTTTTCGCAAGAATGTCGCTGATCATTGCGGCTGAGGGAACCTCTATCATAATGCCTGCAGGAATGTGATCCGCCACACTATGCCCCTTGCTACGCAATTCTTGACGCACATCCCCGAGAATCTGCAGCGACTGCTCCAGTTCACCTAAGCCGGATATGAGAGGGAACATTATCCTTAGATTTCCGAAGGCACTGGCACGCAACAGAGCGCGCAATTGGGTGCGGAAAATCTCGGGATGCGCCAAACAAAACCGGATTGCCCGCCACCCCAGGATGGGATTCTTCTCTCCCGAACTGAATTCCTTCATATTATGTTTCAGCTTATCCCCCCCCAGATCGAGGGTCCGGATAGTAACCGGCTTATTGCCCATGGCCTGAATGACATGCTTATAGGCCAGAAACTGTTCCTCTTCATCGGGCAAACCGCCGGGGCGAATAAACAAGAACTCAGAACGGTATAGACCAATTCCATCAGCTCCATGTCCGATGGCAGCATCAACCTCTTCGGGTATCTCAATATTGGCTTTGAGACGAATCAGCTTACCATCCTTCGTTTCTGCCGGCAGCTCGTTCAGTTTCATTAACTGAACATCACGCTTCTGAATGGATCGTTGGCGTTGTTGGTATTCCTTCTTGGTTTTGAGGTCGGGGTTGAGTATCACCTTCCCGCTGGTACCGTCGATAATGATGGTTGCTTGGTCCTCTGCGGATTGGGTGATCTGACCCAAGCCCAGTACAGCGGGTATCTCAAATGCCCGGG comes from the Spirochaeta lutea genome and includes:
- a CDS encoding HAD family hydrolase, with the translated sequence MKYKAIAFDIDGTLYPNWRMYLRSLPFALTHISLIKAFARVRKELRSIRPITNFLLLQAEMVGNEMGISAGEARRLIDTHLYREWELVLKKVPLYPGVLELLTNLRDSGYRLAVASDFPVERKLEILGLSDMWDFSLSTEDTNYLKPNPEPFLEISANLGIPPQDILYVGNSLHYDVLGAKSVGMHAAHLTRHRDSQSPADFSFQHYQQLSQFLLSPEKRG
- the der gene encoding ribosome biogenesis GTPase Der, which gives rise to MILPTSDAERLVQRLPRVAIVGRPNVGKSTLFNRLIRKRKSITDPTPGVTRDPVSETTILGNRKLEVIDTGGLTESREFLDRLITQRSFSAMEQADVLVFVLDVTELTPEDEEFINRLRQFRDRLILAVNKVDNPTRELEAYNFLSLGFDSVFPLSAAHGAGVEELVEEILRRIPQLPVPERISEDGNDQESQINRVTADKESESDGFDISIALLGQPNTGKSTLINRLTGADTSIVSPVAGTTRDVVQGSFEYKQRTFRILDTAGIRRKSRVEEDLEYYSVNRAFKSIEDADVVILMIDVDKGLVEQDKKIAAQIVKKGRGVVLAANKWDTLEDTPNTLRAVTDRIRFLFPVLEFAPILPLSALEGQGIPKLLNTVIQLRTQLEKRIDTGTLNNALARWIERTPPPQNKKHRWKLRYITQVSKHPVQFILFVNKTKGFPESYLGYIRNSIRREFGFTNIPISVELRDRR
- a CDS encoding MotA/TolQ/ExbB proton channel family protein; translated protein: MTEFGFNTGTIILALIGLLSVIAFTIILERLWFFRKNRADEKKILSRLKSSLEKGYYDEALAICESSPSLISNLMKIGIEHRNYSPQVIKDRITDAANLQIPELERNISALGTIAHISPLLGLLGTVTGNIQAFSVLGNFGVGADPGLLASGIAEALITTAAGIIVSIPAVVFYNYLVSRVNHMIILLETRVGDLVLALKGRHE
- a CDS encoding tetratricopeptide repeat protein, which codes for MTMKRFVVLFLIIGLGGALYGQAQSRSTQSDRVLFRIAEQRLQAQDFAVAVQSYQRLVDEYPSSSFTPDAYARLGMGQYYLGNFPEALKAFRLVQDRYRSSAYRNQMPFWIGSTLYRMGDYEEAVQILETLGNLDLNELVVQGLLTASYSHSALGNMEESAGVLRPVFLTAEGAVIPGRVGEYPQAAFRLMNLLYEADAVPQAGIIAEKLLEQQSRGDLSPLQIRSAHFIQAEAVQTAGETERARTMYEGLRSGSDGISSLAYQRLFQLAVQSPSTEDDQRIIRLAEADLAGKPEILVPFWTKVGSEEYRNNRSSVAELYLLKVWEAREVVSTPPEALLYLIEIELSSGSMERALAYIETYLAAQEPPSPLVLVRGSELYLQKGDVVRSLNLAQRALQEGAGRTDNSGSWVSKAHYLVITGLYLQGELDVAFNRIAAVLSQGIEGDYGPELLEIRGRIQRNRGDLEGAVSSFRQYLLMRPQDAQVESAMLRSLLELGRMEQVFDTGRAFLAGVPEVTKRLQDYDRGMIEVQYQTGLAGIHLHEFDAADVILSRLPDQGEIEVLPQWYRRLLPSVLYYRGWIAYQKADDAKAIRLFQAMLEVDTNHPQAQEAAYLSGWAAYRLGDWNSAAGFFEGTALWEPDRGYAQEAQFLHAKALRARGDSAAALAVLDQIWSDQGGNSFRDDAMFEKAGVLSEIGRISESAQAYKTLAVTMPASPLAALGMFNRGKNFFDAGSFEESRSAFQDFREMFPGHSWIDGALFYQGEASYRLSQNGAALLYWQRLIQEYRQSSFRFEAMRISAEILREQGEGRRALSLYNEMVTRYPRESEAEGIQTLLEELSLVIAGLSEREASLWVTIENSGGVDQSAGRAAILELGRLLVLEQTGRGVNRAGIVPLLEKVVASSDSNPAEASEASYLLAEYNIMIENFGQAAVYFVNAAELAGSGDQQPVYYYRAIEVLRRLNRRSDANTILEDMQALYPDHELTARAEALLNEGQN
- a CDS encoding ExbD/TolR family protein, with amino-acid sequence MSKVKFTRRLNPNASTDLIPMIDVVFQLVVFFLMSSTFIVAPGITLDLPQSSTTESIQNEGITVFLFEDGRLFIADQEYSMDGLAEYFSSGAVPASTSVIIEGESGVPYQRIISVLDILRKNGMKAASLRAETSSD
- the ptsP gene encoding phosphoenolpyruvate--protein phosphotransferase; this encodes MKEMTGISASPGIAIGTVMLVRDEHQSVPQYGIAVHQIETEYQRFLQAVERAIEDITSLKKTAERDLSQDELNMLDTHLLMLNDPDLNDQVYSSLTEELQNVEYILSTIMQGLIRKLSQAQDDYLRERASDFHDVSKRIMNQLLYRGSRNLAHLDEDVILVCHELMPSDAIAMDKLRIKGIAMDAGGKTSHTAILARAFEIPAVLGLGQITQSAEDQATIIIDGTSGKVILNPDLKTKKEYQQRQRSIQKRDVQLMKLNELPAETKDGKLIRLKANIEIPEEVDAAIGHGADGIGLYRSEFLFIRPGGLPDEEEQFLAYKHVIQAMGNKPVTIRTLDLGGDKLKHNMKEFSSGEKNPILGWRAIRFCLAHPEIFRTQLRALLRASAFGNLRIMFPLISGLGELEQSLQILGDVRQELRSKGHSVADHIPAGIMIEVPSAAMISDILAKRSHFFSIGTNDLIQYTVAVDRGNENIAYLYDPMHPGVLRFLKMVIENAHKAGIVAGMCGEMAGDPLYTMVLLGLGLDEFSMSSFGIPQVKQIIRSTSIVEAEEFVGRLMEMDDCNDIEHLLRTTMEEKFDITDFRR